From a region of the Oryza sativa Japonica Group chromosome 6, ASM3414082v1 genome:
- the LOC4340169 gene encoding putative lipase YDR444W isoform X1, producing MASTLSSPCHHHLSSYYSHQLRRLRLRLRPSTAASGRPSELDSGRELYSHPTFGGSRSRVSRSSFMEKSQRKRGPDHLLILVHGIIASPSDWTYGEAVLKKRLGDNFFIYASSSNIYTKTFDGIDVAGRRLANEVLDVIQKMAGLRKISFLAHSLGGLFARYAISILYSTAMKDASQSAACIAPTTGGSEKLECTSGLGAIAGLEPINFITLATPHLGVRGKNQLPFLQGLSILEKIAAPLAPLVVGRTGAQLFLTDGEPSKPPLLLEMASDHEDKKFISALAAFKNRILYANVSYDHMVGWRTSSIRREKDLTKPSHRSLDGYKHIVNMEYCSPISSDGPHFPLQAARAKEAAQSRPNKENTEEYHEMMEEEMIHGLQRVGWKKVDVNFHTALWPYFAHNNIHVKNEWLHNAGAGVIAHVADSIKQQESRKYFRANL from the exons ATGGCGTCCACGCTTTCCTCTCcttgccaccaccacctctcctcctATTATAGCCACcaactccgccgcctccgcctccgcctccgcccctccaccgccgcctccggccggccgtCAG AACTTGACAGTGGTAGAGAACTTTATTCCCATCCAACGTTCGGGGGAAGCCGTAGCCGTGTGTCGCGTTCATCTTTCATGGAAAAATCCCAAAGAAAGCGAGGACCAGATCATCTGCTGATTCTTGTCCATGGTAtcattgcaag CCCCAGTGACTGGACCTATGGAGAAGCAGTGCTAAAGAAGAGGTTAGGTGACAATTTTTTCATCTATG CTAGTTCGTCAAATATCTACACCAAAACTTTCGATGGGATTGATGTTGCTGGAAGAAGGTTAGCAAATGAA GTATTGGATGTGATTCAGAAGATGGCTGGATTGAGAAAGATTTCCTTCCTAGCACATTCTTTGGGTGGTTTGTTTGCGCGATATGCTATTTCTATCCTTTATTCAACAGCAATGAAGGATGCAAGTCAAAGTGCTGCTTGTATAGCTCCTACAACTGGAGGGTCTGAAAAGTTGGAGTGCACTTCAGGATTAGGTGCAATTGCTGGGCTGGAACCAATTAATTTTATTACCTTAGCAACCCCACACCTTGGTGTTAGAGGGAAAAATCAG CTTCCATTTCTTCAAGGGCTATCTATTCTAGAAAAGATTGCTGCACCTTTGGCTCCCTTGGTTGTTGGCCGCACTGGTGCCCAACTCTTTCTCACGGATGGTGAACCTAGCAAGCCACCTCTTCTGCTAGAGATGGCATCTGATCATGAggataaaaaatttat ATCTGCACTAGCAGCTTTCAAGAACCGCATTTTGTACGCTAATGTTTCGTACGACC ATATGGTCGGATGGCGAACATCTTCAATAAGAAGAGAAAAAGACCTTACAAAG CCCTCACATCGTTCACTGGATGGCTACAAGCACATTGTGAATATGGAATATTGTTCGCCTATATCATCTGATGGCCCTCATTTCCCTCTGCAAGCTGCCAGAGCCAAAGAAGCTGCACAGAGTAGACCAAACAAAGAAAACACTGAAGAATATCACGAAATGATGGAAG AGGAGATGATCCATGGCTTGCAGAGGGTCGGTTGGAAGAAAGTAGATGTCAACTTCCATACAGCACTATGGCCTTACTTTGCTCATAACAACATACAT GTTAAGAATGAGTGGCTTCACAATGCCGGTGCCGGCGTCATCGCCCATGTGGCGGACAGCATAAAACAGCAGGAGTCACGGAAATATTTCCGTGCCAACTTATAA
- the LOC4340169 gene encoding putative lipase C4A8.10 isoform X2 yields MASTLSSPCHHHLSSYYSHQLRRLRLRLRPSTAASGRPSELDSGRELYSHPTFGGSRSRVSRSSFMEKSQRKRGPDHLLILVHGIIASPSDWTYGEAVLKKRLGDNFFIYASSSNIYTKTFDGIDVAGRRLANEVLDVIQKMAGLRKISFLAHSLGGLFARYAISILYSTAMKDASQSAACIAPTTGGSEKLECTSGLGAIAGLEPINFITLATPHLGVRGKNQLPFLQGLSILEKIAAPLAPLVVGRTGAQLFLTDGEPSKPPLLLEMASDHEDKKFISALAAFKNRILYANVSYDHMVGWRTSSIRREKDLTKPSHRSLDGYKHIVNMEYCSPISSDGPHFPLQAARAKEAAQSRPNKENTEEYHEMMEEEMIHGLQRVGWKKVDVNFHTALWPYFAHNNIHVC; encoded by the exons ATGGCGTCCACGCTTTCCTCTCcttgccaccaccacctctcctcctATTATAGCCACcaactccgccgcctccgcctccgcctccgcccctccaccgccgcctccggccggccgtCAG AACTTGACAGTGGTAGAGAACTTTATTCCCATCCAACGTTCGGGGGAAGCCGTAGCCGTGTGTCGCGTTCATCTTTCATGGAAAAATCCCAAAGAAAGCGAGGACCAGATCATCTGCTGATTCTTGTCCATGGTAtcattgcaag CCCCAGTGACTGGACCTATGGAGAAGCAGTGCTAAAGAAGAGGTTAGGTGACAATTTTTTCATCTATG CTAGTTCGTCAAATATCTACACCAAAACTTTCGATGGGATTGATGTTGCTGGAAGAAGGTTAGCAAATGAA GTATTGGATGTGATTCAGAAGATGGCTGGATTGAGAAAGATTTCCTTCCTAGCACATTCTTTGGGTGGTTTGTTTGCGCGATATGCTATTTCTATCCTTTATTCAACAGCAATGAAGGATGCAAGTCAAAGTGCTGCTTGTATAGCTCCTACAACTGGAGGGTCTGAAAAGTTGGAGTGCACTTCAGGATTAGGTGCAATTGCTGGGCTGGAACCAATTAATTTTATTACCTTAGCAACCCCACACCTTGGTGTTAGAGGGAAAAATCAG CTTCCATTTCTTCAAGGGCTATCTATTCTAGAAAAGATTGCTGCACCTTTGGCTCCCTTGGTTGTTGGCCGCACTGGTGCCCAACTCTTTCTCACGGATGGTGAACCTAGCAAGCCACCTCTTCTGCTAGAGATGGCATCTGATCATGAggataaaaaatttat ATCTGCACTAGCAGCTTTCAAGAACCGCATTTTGTACGCTAATGTTTCGTACGACC ATATGGTCGGATGGCGAACATCTTCAATAAGAAGAGAAAAAGACCTTACAAAG CCCTCACATCGTTCACTGGATGGCTACAAGCACATTGTGAATATGGAATATTGTTCGCCTATATCATCTGATGGCCCTCATTTCCCTCTGCAAGCTGCCAGAGCCAAAGAAGCTGCACAGAGTAGACCAAACAAAGAAAACACTGAAGAATATCACGAAATGATGGAAG AGGAGATGATCCATGGCTTGCAGAGGGTCGGTTGGAAGAAAGTAGATGTCAACTTCCATACAGCACTATGGCCTTACTTTGCTCATAACAACATACATGTATGTTAG
- the LOC4340169 gene encoding putative lipase C4A8.10 isoform X3: MSIQKLDSGRELYSHPTFGGSRSRVSRSSFMEKSQRKRGPDHLLILVHGIIASPSDWTYGEAVLKKRLGDNFFIYASSSNIYTKTFDGIDVAGRRLANEVLDVIQKMAGLRKISFLAHSLGGLFARYAISILYSTAMKDASQSAACIAPTTGGSEKLECTSGLGAIAGLEPINFITLATPHLGVRGKNQLPFLQGLSILEKIAAPLAPLVVGRTGAQLFLTDGEPSKPPLLLEMASDHEDKKFISALAAFKNRILYANVSYDHMVGWRTSSIRREKDLTKPSHRSLDGYKHIVNMEYCSPISSDGPHFPLQAARAKEAAQSRPNKENTEEYHEMMEEEMIHGLQRVGWKKVDVNFHTALWPYFAHNNIHVKNEWLHNAGAGVIAHVADSIKQQESRKYFRANL; the protein is encoded by the exons ATGAGCATCCAAA AACTTGACAGTGGTAGAGAACTTTATTCCCATCCAACGTTCGGGGGAAGCCGTAGCCGTGTGTCGCGTTCATCTTTCATGGAAAAATCCCAAAGAAAGCGAGGACCAGATCATCTGCTGATTCTTGTCCATGGTAtcattgcaag CCCCAGTGACTGGACCTATGGAGAAGCAGTGCTAAAGAAGAGGTTAGGTGACAATTTTTTCATCTATG CTAGTTCGTCAAATATCTACACCAAAACTTTCGATGGGATTGATGTTGCTGGAAGAAGGTTAGCAAATGAA GTATTGGATGTGATTCAGAAGATGGCTGGATTGAGAAAGATTTCCTTCCTAGCACATTCTTTGGGTGGTTTGTTTGCGCGATATGCTATTTCTATCCTTTATTCAACAGCAATGAAGGATGCAAGTCAAAGTGCTGCTTGTATAGCTCCTACAACTGGAGGGTCTGAAAAGTTGGAGTGCACTTCAGGATTAGGTGCAATTGCTGGGCTGGAACCAATTAATTTTATTACCTTAGCAACCCCACACCTTGGTGTTAGAGGGAAAAATCAG CTTCCATTTCTTCAAGGGCTATCTATTCTAGAAAAGATTGCTGCACCTTTGGCTCCCTTGGTTGTTGGCCGCACTGGTGCCCAACTCTTTCTCACGGATGGTGAACCTAGCAAGCCACCTCTTCTGCTAGAGATGGCATCTGATCATGAggataaaaaatttat ATCTGCACTAGCAGCTTTCAAGAACCGCATTTTGTACGCTAATGTTTCGTACGACC ATATGGTCGGATGGCGAACATCTTCAATAAGAAGAGAAAAAGACCTTACAAAG CCCTCACATCGTTCACTGGATGGCTACAAGCACATTGTGAATATGGAATATTGTTCGCCTATATCATCTGATGGCCCTCATTTCCCTCTGCAAGCTGCCAGAGCCAAAGAAGCTGCACAGAGTAGACCAAACAAAGAAAACACTGAAGAATATCACGAAATGATGGAAG AGGAGATGATCCATGGCTTGCAGAGGGTCGGTTGGAAGAAAGTAGATGTCAACTTCCATACAGCACTATGGCCTTACTTTGCTCATAACAACATACAT GTTAAGAATGAGTGGCTTCACAATGCCGGTGCCGGCGTCATCGCCCATGTGGCGGACAGCATAAAACAGCAGGAGTCACGGAAATATTTCCGTGCCAACTTATAA
- the LOC4340170 gene encoding mitogen-activated protein kinase 1 produces the protein MDAGAQPPDTEMAEAGGGQQPPAAAAAAGAGAGAGMMENIQATLSHGGRFIQYNIFGNVFEVTAKYKPPILPIGKGAYGIVCSALNSETGEQVAIKKIANAFDNKIDAKRTLREIKLLRHMDHENIVAIRDIIPPPQRNSFNDVYIAYELMDTDLHQIIRSNQALSEEHCQYFLYQILRGLKYIHSANVLHRDLKPSNLLLNANCDLKICDFGLARTTSETDFMTEYVVTRWYRAPELLLNSSEYTAAIDVWSVGCIFMELMDRKPLFPGRDHVHQLRLLMELIGTPNEADLDFVNENARRYIRQLPRHARQSFPEKFPHVHPLAIDLVEKMLTFDPRQRITVEGALAHPYLASLHDISDEPVCSSPFSFDFEQHALSEEQMKDLIYQEGLAFNPDYQ, from the exons ATGGACGCCGGGGCGCAGCCGCCGGACACGGAGatggcggaggccggcggcgggcagcagccgcctgctgcggctgcggcggcgggggcgggggcaggGGCGGGGATGATGGAGAACATCCAGGCGACGCTGAGCCATGGCGGGAGGTTCATCCAGTACAACATCTTCGGGAACGTGTTCGAGGTCACCGCCAAGTACAAGCCCCCCATCCTCCCCATCGGCAAGGGCGCCTACGGCATCGTCTG CTCGGCGCTCAACTCGGAGACGGGGGAGCAGGTGGCGATCAAGAAGATCGCCAACGCGTTCGACAACAAGATCGACGCCAAGCGCACGCTCAGGGAGATCAAGCTGCTCCGCCACATGGACCACGAGAAT ATTGTTGCCATAAGGGATATCATACCTCCTCCACAAAGGAATTCATTCAATGACGTTTATATTGCATATGAATTGATGGATACTGATCTGCATCAAATTATTCGCTCAAATCAAGCATTGTCAGAGGAGCACTGCCAG TATTTCCTTTATCAGATTCTCCGTGGCTTGAAGTATATACATTCAGCAAATGTCCTTCACCGAGACTTGAAGCCCAGCAACCTACTTTTGAATGCAAATTGTGACCTCAAAATTTGTGATTTTGGACTTGCTCGTACCACCTCAGAAACCGATTTTATGACTGAGTATGTTGTCACAAGATGGTATAGGGCACCGGAACTTCTGTTGAATTCCTCTGAATATACTGCAGCAATTGATGTGTGGTCTGTGGGCTGTATTTTTATGGAACTCATGGATCGTAAACCTTTGTTTCCTGGAAGAGATCATGTCCATCAATTACGTCTACTAATGGAG CTCATCGGAACGCCAAATGAGGCTGATCTGGATTTTGTAAATGAAAATGCAAGAAGATACATTCGCCAACTTCCTAGACATGCAAGGCAGTCCTTTCCTGAAAAATTTCCACATGTTCATCCTTTAGCAATTGATCTGGTTGAAAAGATGCTGACATTTGATCCTAGACAGAGAATAACAG TTGAAGGTGCCCTTGCACATCCTTACCTGGCATCACTGCATGACATAAGTGATGAGCCAGTCTGCTCATCACCCTTCAGCTTTGACTTCGAGCAGCATGCATTGTCCGAGGAACAAATGAAGGATCTAATCTACCAAGAAGGCCTTGCGTTCAACCCTGATTACCAGTAG
- the LOC4340171 gene encoding dihydroneopterin aldolase 2, protein MAERELIDRDKLVLIDLQFHGFHGVKSEEKTLGQKFVVDVDAWMDLSVAGETDSISDTVSYTDIYGIAKDVVEGPSRNLLEAVAHRIASNALLKFPQISTIRVKVGKPHVAVRGIVDYLGVEILRHRKDVGGDRQELH, encoded by the exons ATGGCGGAGAGGGAGTTAATCGACAGGGATAAACTCGTGCTTATAGATTTGCAGTTCCACGGTTTCCATGGAGTGAAATCAGAAGAGAAAACTCTAGGTCAAAAGTTCGTTGTGGATGTTGATGCGTGGATGGATTTGAGTGTTGCTGGGGAGACTGACAGCATATCTGATACGGTTAGCTACACAGATATCTACGG GATTGCCAAGGATGTTGTTGAAGGCCCATCGCGGAACCTTTTGGAAGCAGTAGCTCATCGAATCGCAAGTAACGCATTGCTTAAGTTCCCTCAAATCTCAACCATCAGAGTGAAAGTTGGGAAACCTCATGTTGCTGTACGTGGAATCGTCGATTATTTGGGTGTTGAGATATTGAGGCATAGAAAAGATGTGGGAGGCGATCGTCAGGAGCTTCATTGA
- the LOC136356893 gene encoding serine/threonine-protein phosphatase 7 long form homolog gives MRLPHLGPANTLPPYSTVGPSKAWLLQFTADLLHPDADDYSVRRSLEAYLLWLFGWVMFTSTHGHAVDFRLVHYARSIADAQPQDVPQWSWGSAVLAATYRALCEACTKTDAGAIIAGCPMLLQLWAAERFAIGRPVVDSAPYGVGRSAQWPEDGPTMGTYWCRRGRRYAHVQVRRGYPDFVFEFDRLQPSDVIWEPYTEEAVAARAPLGLSSLCTRDQAYWLTILPMVFDIFVEPHCLQRVMRQFGLRQVFPGNVQPTVLPADHSLTRRGQLAGALWAPRVQQYVDDWVLATEEVINELFPHTEENYRDYLRWYLPRTRARVTFTPDAPEPHVAAVTDAYPTHRDRDYFNGT, from the exons atgcgccttccacacctaggaccggccaacacccttcctccgtactctacagtcgggcctagcaaggcttggttgctccagttcact gcggaccttctgcaccctgacgctgatgattactcggtccgacgctcccttgaggcgtacctgttgtggttgttcgggtgggtgatgttcactagcacccacgggcacgctgtggacttccggctggtccactacgcacggtccatcgcggatgctcagccacaggacgtgccgcagtggagctggggttctgccgtgctagcagccacgtaccgtgccctctgtgaggcgtgcacgaagactgacgcgggagcgatcatcgctggctgccctatgttgcttcagctttgggcagccgagaggtttgccataggtcgaccagtggtggacagcgcaccctacggggttggtcgcagcgcgcagtggccagaggacggtcccacgatggggacttactggtgtcgacgtggg cgtcgttacgctcacgtccaggtgagacgaggttacccggacttcgtgttcgagtttgaccgtctccagccgagcgacgtcatctgggagccgtacacagaagaggccgtcgctgcgagagcaccgctaggactttcgtccttgtgcacacgcgaccaggcttactggctcaccatcctgccgatggtgttcgacattttcgttgagcctcactgcctgcagcgtgtgatgagacagttcggacttaggcaggtgtttccgggcaacgtgcagccgaccgtcctccctgccgaccactc gttgactcgacggggacagctagcaggcgcactttgggctccacgtgtacagcagtacgttgacgactgggtgttagctacagaggaggtgatcaacgagctcttcccacacacggaggagaactaccgtgactaccttcgctggtaccttcctcgcactcgtgcgcgtgtgaccttcactccagacgccccagagccgcacgttgccgctgtcacggacgcgtatcccacgcaccgtgaccgagactacttc AATGGCACGTAA